The sequence CTGCTCAATCAAACCATTTCATTTGTTTTCACTTCATCATACATTCCCATTGCAGAGAATTTATCAATGCGTTGCTGAATGCGATCTTCCGGAGAAATTTTATTGAGTTCTTTGATAGTGGAAATGATTTGCTTTTTTAAAATTGTAGCCATTCCCTCGGGATCAGAATGTGCACCACCCAAAGGTTCTTTTATAATGCCGTCAATAAGTTTATTTTGAAAATTATCTTCTGCGGTAAGCTTTAAATTTTCTGCAGCCGCTTCTTTATAATTCCAGCTTCTCCAAAGAATTGAAGAACAACTTTCAGGAGATATTACACTATACCATGTATTCTCTAACATTAAAACTTTATCTCCCACACCAATTCCCAATGCACCACCGGAAGCCCCTTCTCCAATGATTAGGCAAATCACTGGCACTTTCATCAAAGTCATTTCATAAATATTGCGAGCTATTGCTTCTGCTTGCCCACGTTCTTCGGCTTCCAATCCGGGGAAAGCTCCCGGCGTATCAATAAAAGTTACAATTGGTTTATCAAATTTTTCAGCAAGCTTCATCAATCGCAGTGCTTTTCTATAACCTTCCGGATTAGCCATACCGAAATTGCGATACTGACGCATTTTTGTATTCACACCTTTTTGATGTCCTATCATCATCACCGACATACCGCCAATAATTCCAAAACCACCAACAATTGCTTTATCATCTCCTACATTTCTATCACCATGTAATTCTGTAAACGAATCACACATTGTTTCGATATAAAACATAGTATAAGGACGTTCCGGATGTCTGGATAATTGTACTTTCTGCCAGCCATTTAAATTGGTGTAAATATCCTTTTTCAACTTATTGATTTTATCAACAAGTGCTTTTTCCGGTTGAGAGATATCCGTTTTGGATTTAGCACCAACCGCACGCAACTTTTCTAATTCCTCGTATAAATCAGCAATAGGTTGTTCAAAATCAAGAAATACCATTTAATAATGTTTTCACAAACTTACGCATTACACAACAAAATGGGCGTGTAAGAAATTTTTAAATCTCGGTTATAAACGTTTGCAAAAAGGCCTTATATTTGCAACGCTTTTTAAGCAGGGAGTGGTAGTTCAGTTGGTTAGAATACGTGCCTGTCACGCACGGGGTCGCGGGTTCGAGTCCCGTCCGCTCCGCAAAAAAAAACCTCCGTTATCGGAGGTTTTTTTTTATTTGTAAACTTTTTAATTTTAATAAAAAGTGTAATGTGAATTTGTCCTTCTCCATTTAATATCCATTCGAAGTCAAGATTGATTTTCCTAAAAATTTTTCTTATCTGATATTCTCAATTTTGGTTAAATGAATGCCATTTTATTTGGCAGGTGTGGTATTGATATATACCTGCAGTGGCATTCCATTCGGACATGATTCTTTTACTTGTGTTGCCGGCTGCATCCTTGCGATAGCACCGGCATTGTGTACTAAGCGTTTCATAATTTTTTGTTTAATTAGTTATAAGATGTTTAGATAGCATAATTGCACAAGTGATGCCACAATTTATTTTTTTGCTTTAGCTATGCGTGCCTTGTTTTGAAAATCTTTTAGTATTTCAACATCTGAAAATCCAAATGTGATTAACAAATCTTTAATAGCATCAGATTGATCTTCATGTATTTCAAATAATAATAATCCTGATGATTGTAATAGTTGTTTCGCTTTTTCTGCAATAACTCTATAGAAATATAGCGCATCATTTTCAGGAGTAAATAAAGCAACATGTGGTTCGTATTGCAACACATTGTTGTGCATAGATTTTTTTTCAGCAGGTAGAATATAAGGTGGATTGCTAATGATAATATCAAAATTAGAATTGCTCTCTTTATAAAAATTTTCAATACTGCTTGTATGAAATGAAATTGCTGTTTCCATTTTCTCTGCATTTTGTTTTGCAATTGTGATGGCGTCTTCTGAAATATCTAGTGCATGCATTTCGCATTGCGGACATTGTTTTTTTATACTGATTGCAATACATCCTGAACCTGTTCCTATATCTAAAATTTTTCTTAGCTTATTTTGAATTAATTCAATTGCGAGATGCACTAATTCTTCAGTTTCCGGTCGTGGGATTAATACAGTGGGAGTAACAATAAATGGCAGATTATAAAACCATGCTTCTTCTAATATATATTGAATCGGTTCCGCTTTTAGCAATCTGTTTTTTAGAATATCAAATGTTGCAATTTCTGTTTCTGTTAATTCTTTATCATCACGCAAAAATTGTTTTCCAAATTTTTCTTCTATAAAATATTTTGAAATATTACTCGCTTCACGTTCATCATACAGTGCAGAAAGTTGTATAGTCAATGTTTTTTGATATTGAGATAATTTCATCGTTTAAAATTACAAGTTGTAAATCAAGTAGTAGCTTTGGCGTAATGGATTATTCAGCAATTATGCAGCGATGTTTAATGCTTGCCGAATTAGGTGCAGGGAATGTTGCGCCTAATCCAATGGTTGGGTGTATGATTTTGTATGAGGATAAAATTATCGCAGAAGGATTTCACAAACAATTTGGTGGTCCACATGCAGAAGTGGATGCAATTCAAAATGCAATTGCAGCAGGGTTTGATGATTTTAGTGAAGCGACCCTAATTGTAAATTTTGAGCCTTGTTCTCATCATGGAAAAACTCCACCTTGTGCTGATCTTGTTATTGAAAAGAAATTTAAAAAAGTAGTGATTGCTTCAGTAGATCCCAATCCACTTGTTGCAGGAAGAGGAATAAAAAAATTAAAAGATTCAGGCATAAAAGTCATCACAGGAATTTCTGATGCAGAGAATAAAAAGTCGAATGCACACTTCTTTATTTTTCAAACAAAACAAAGACCGTATATCACTTTAAAATGGGCGCAAAGCAGTGATGGTTTTATTGCAAAAATGAATCATGAACAAATAAAACTCAGCAATAAATTCAGTGATGTATTAGTACATAAAATGCGGGCGGAGCACATGGCAATATTAGTTGGTGGTCGCACTGCGGTGAAAGATAATCCTTTGCTGAACGTCCGTTTGTGGACTGGAAAATCACCGCTGCGTATAGTTTTAGATAACAAAGGATTTGTTCCTAAAAATTTGCATGTATTGGATAACTCTATTCCCACATTAATATTTAATCCGTTAGTAGAAGGGAAAAAGGCAAATACAGAATTTATTAAGTGTATTGGCAAAAATACTATTCAACAAGTGTTACAATATTTATACACACAAAATATTAATAGCTTATTAGTGGAAGGTGGTGCAATTACTTTGAATGATTTTATAAATAGCGGCGCATGGGATGCAATTAAAATATTTGAAACACCACACATTTTATATAGTGGAATTGCTGCACCCATCCGACCAGAATTGCCAAGTTTAAAGGAGAAAATATTAGACAACAATTTGGTAAGCTATTATAATGTATGATCTATCTGCTTTTAAGTATTTTGAGTTCTACATGCATACTTCTTATTTTCAAGTTTATTGCAATAAGAAATATTCCCGCACTTCCCGTAATTGTAATTAATTATTCTGTTTGTATTCTTTGCGGATTCATCGCTTTAAACAATACATTTTTTGTTTCCGCAATACTTCAAAAAAATTGGTTTCCACTTGCATGTTTACTTGGTGCATTATTTATTGTCGGATTTTATCTCATGGCCTTATCTGTACGATATGCAGGAGTTACTGTTACTTCTGTGGCAAATAAGCTATCATTAATAATACCTGTAATAGCTGCATTATATTTATATGGTGACACATTAAACTCATTTAAAATATTGGGAATACTGTTTGGCATAATTGCAATTTTTCTTTTGCGACATAAAGAAGAAATATCTCAAAAGTCGGGCATAAGTATGTATATTATTTTGCCTATAGTTGTATTAATCAGCAGTGGTATGGTTGATACAATTGCAAACTATGCACAAAAAATTGCAGTACCACAAAATGAATACACTTTGTTTCTGATAGTTGTATTTGGTATGGCGGCAATTATTGGTTGGATAGTATTGATTGTAAATATTTTAAAACGCAAACATGCGCTCAATTATAAAATTATACTTGGAGGGATTGCCTTAGGTATTCCTAATTATGGAAGTATGTATTTTTTAATTATGGGCTTAAGTTATTCCGGTTTGCAGAGTTCTGTTTTCTTTCCTTTAAATAATTTAACCGTGGTAATTTTTTCTTTTATTGCAGCCATTATAATTTTTAAAGAGCAATATTCCAAAAGAAATATTATGGGATTAGCCATTGCAATTACATCCATTATACTTATGGCTATTGCATAAAAAAAGCCCATGTAGACACATGAGCTTTTTTATTTGTAATGAAACTATATCAAGGGAAAATACCCATCGCAGTATAGTCAGAAGCAATTTTATTAATTGCCACCACAAATGCTGCTGTACGCAGGTTTTTCACTTTATCATTTTTCTTTAATTCGTTGCGTATTTCAATATATGAATTAATCATTGTTTCTTCCAGACCGGAACGCACTAAATCAATTTCATCTGCACCACGAGATAATGTATGTTTATCTGCATCTGAAAGAGATGCTCCTGTAATTTTTTCAAATGTTTCAATCAAATTTAAATTTGTTGCCTGATCAAAACGTTTACTCAATCTACCGAAGCGCACATGCGATAAATTCTTCAGCCACTCGAAATAGGAAACCGTAACACCACCTGCATTTAAATACATATCAGGTATAACCATGATTCCCATACTATCTAAAATTTCATCTGCTTCTGCAGAGATAGGTCCGTTAGCAGCTTCCGCAACAATTTTTGCTTGAATTCTAGAAGCGTTCTCTTCTGTAATAACATTTTCTAATGCGGCAGGAACAAGGATATCACAAGGCTGTTCTAAAATATCATTTGTATGCGTAAAGTTTTTTGCATCAGGATAATTTAAAATTGAACCTGAAGTTTTGCGATGTGTAAATACGCTATCTATTTCTAGTCCATTTATATTGTATATAGCACCTTCCATTTCACCGATACCGATAATTTTTGCTCCACCTTCCTGAAAAAATTTCGCAGCATAATAACCTACATTTCCAAATCCCTGGATAATAACTGATTTGCCTTTGATGCCTTTAGTCAAACCAAATTTTTTCATATCCTCTTCAAAAGAACATGCTTCACGAGTTCCGTAGAATACACCTAAACCGGTTGCTTCACGACGACCATTAATACCTTGTTGTGTAACTGGTTTTCCGGTAACACATCCGTATCCATCTACTGAATCAGGATTTAATGCCATGTAGGTATCTACAATCCAACTCATTTCTCTTTCGCCGGTTCCATAATCTGGTGCAGGTACATCTTGTCCCGGACCTAACATATTTTTCTTCACAAGTTCTGCTGCATAACGACGTGTAATTCTTTCTAATTGATCTACAGTATAATCTTTCGGATTGATTTTAATTCCACCTTTTGCACCACCAAATGGGACATCTACAATTGCACATTTATAAGTCATTAAACTTGCAAGCGCCATTACTTCATCTTCATTCACCATACTATCATAACGAACTCCACCTTTTGTAGGTGTGCGGTGATGACTATGCTGTACTCGCCATGCTTCAATTACTCTGTATTCTCCTTCTATTTTAATCGGAAATTTCATGTGATATACACTGTTGCAAGCTCTTATCTGATCGAGTAATCCCCGAGGATGGCCTGTAATGTCTGCAGCTTTCTCAAAATTTTTGACAACGCTTTCAAAGAAACTGATGTTGCTCATTTTATTTTTGTTTAATGTTTGTTATTTATTATTTCTTGTTCTAATTTTTTTAATTTTCTGTCAATCGTATTCAAATAAAAAATTAATCCGAATAAAATTATCAATATCACTCCTACAACTACCCAGATTAAACCTGAACTTCTGAGGCCGGTTGCCATTTCCGGACTATTAATCTCATAAGTTGAAATTGTTGTTGAATCGCTACCTGTGCTTGTTAAGGAGTAAGTTGCTTCACTTGATTGGGCAAAGGTATAGGAACTAAATGGAATACAAAAAGAGGCAAGGAGGATACTTACAAATACAAATATTTTTTTCATGATCAAACAGCAATTTTGTTGATTTTATAATGCAAAATACGTATGCGTACATGCAGAGAAGAAATCCATAATCCCAAACCGAAATAAGAAAGAATGGCCGGATAAAAGATAAAGCGCATTGTATTATCTAAATCGTACATGCTAAAGGCCGGATTGCCTCCATTACCCGGATGTAAACTATCGGTGAGTCTTGGAATTACAAAAATGAAAACAATTAAAAGTACATAAGCAAAAATGCTGTAAACAGCAGAAACTTTTGCTCGCTTTTCTTGATCATCTACACTGCCACGCAAAATAAAATATGCGGCATAAATTAATATTCCGATAAATGCACCCAATATTTTTGTATCGGCATAAATCCATGAAAATAAATCGCCCCAGGTATTACTTCCCCATAACATGCCGGTTATAAATCCTAATATTCCAAATACTACAGCCACCTTTGCGCAGCTTTGTGCGACGATGTCATAAACAAGTTTTGAGGTACGTAAATATTTAATACTATAAACTAAGGATACTAATAATAACAATATCATCGTAAACCATACAGGCACATGAAAAAATAAATTTCTGATTGTTTCATGAAGTACATATCGAGCGGGAACATCAATCATTAATCCACCGATAAAAGTATAGAGAAGAAGCAGCACTGTAGCGTATTTCCACCATGATTTATGTAGCTGCTTTAGCATAATTTTTAATCACGCCAAAGGTAAGGAAATAAAATCATTGCCAATGTGATGATTAAGATATTTAATGCGAAAAGATATAACAAGTCTTGTGCATTTGTTTGTAAGGAACTTGCAGAAAGTGATTCCAATGAAATGCGTATTAAAATTTTTATAACCGGTATTAATATAGGAAACGCCAGCACCGCCATTAAAGTACCACTGTTGTTTGCTTTGGATGCTATGGCGGATATCATCGAAAAAACGGATGCAAACGCAATGGAGCCTGTAAGTAATGCTAAATAGAATGATGTATTATCTACAACAGGATAACCTGCACTCATACTATAAAATAATAATGCGATTGCTGTGAGAATCAACATTACTAAAATGTTGTAAATAATTTTTGATAAAATAATGGATTGCGCAGAAACTAAAGTGTACATATATAATTGTCTGCCGCTACTTTCCTGTAAAAAACTTTTTGCAATTGCATTCACTGCAGTAAATAAAATAACTATCCAAAATAATACAATCCACACCGGACCTTTTACTTCTTCAAACGTGAAAAAAATAATGAGAATGATACTGAGCAGATACAATAATATACCACTGAAGGTGTATTTGTTTCTCCACTCTAACACCAAATCTTTTTTTACAAGCCACCATGTGTTACTCCAGAATTGCATGCTGCGAAGTTAGTTTATGAATAGTTTACAGATACTTACTTTTGTAAACTATGATTCAGAAAATTTTAATTGCCAACAGAGGAGAAATTGCAATACGTGTAATGCGCAGCGCAAAAGAAATGCAGATTAAAACAGTAGCTGTCTATTCAGAAGCTGACCGCACAGCTATGCATGTTCGGTATGCCGATGAAGCGTATTTATTGGGGCCGGCTCCTTCTAATCAATCGTATTTAAAAGGCGATAAAATAATTGCAATTGCAAAAGAGTGTGGTGCTGATGCTATTCATCCCGGATATGGTTTTTTAAGTGAGAATGCAGATTTCTCTCGAAAGGTAAAAGAGGCAGGTTTAATTTTTATTGGTCCGGATGCAGAGAGTATTGAAATGATGGGAAGTAAAATTGCTGCAAAACAAGCTGCTAAAAAATTTGATATTCCGATGGTGCCGGGAACGGATCATGCAATTGCAGATTTGGAAGAAGCAAAAAAAATTGCAGCAAAAGCAGGCTATCCTGTATTAATAAAAGCATCTGCCGGTGGTGGTGGAAAGGGAATGCGTGTTGTAAATTCTGAAGAGGAATTAGATGAGCAAATGCATCGTGCAATGAGTGAAGCGCAAAATGCTTTTGGCGATAGTTCTGTTTTTATTGAAAAGTATGTTACTTCTCCACGACATATTGAAGTGCAAATTCTTGGTGACAGACATGGCAATATTATTTATTTGTTTGAAAGAGAATGTTCTATTCAACGGCGACATCAAAAACTCGTGGAAGAAGCACCGAGTAAAGTTGTGGATGAGGCAATGCGAAAGGCAATGGGAGAGAGTGCTGTAAAAGTTGCGAAGGCATGTAATTATGTGGGAGCAGGAACAGTAGAATTTTTAGTGGATGAAAAACTGAATTATTTTTTTCTGGAGATGAATACTCGTTTGCAAGTGGAACATCCTGTTACAGAATTTATTACCGGTTTGGATTTAGTGCGTGAACAAATTCGCATTGCCAATGGTGAAGCTTTGCATTTTAAACAAGAAGATTTAAAAATTCATGGACATGCAATTGAGTTGCGTGTAACTGCTGAAGATCCTGCAAATAATTTCTTACCTGATATTGGGAAATTAATAACTTATCGCCGACCACAAGGTGCAGGTGTTCGTGTGGATGATGGTTATGAAGAAGGCATGGATATTCCTATTTATTATGATCCCTTATTATCAAAATTAATTGTGCATGCAGAAACCCGTGACTTAGCATGTGAACGTATGATTCGTGCAATTGATGAATATAAAATTACCGGTGTAAAAACTACTTTGCCTTTCGGAAAATTTGTAATGCGACATCCTGCTTTTCTCTCCGGAAATTTTGATACACGATTTATTGAAAATTATTTTACTCCGGATGTATTACTAAATAATGATGCAGATGAAATGAAAATTGCTGCCATTGTTGGTACACAAGTTCTGCGCAATACAAAACAAATTGTTGGCTCTGCAATTCAACAAAAGGATGCCGGTAAAAGCAAATGGAAAACGAATAGAGTGCGGAGATAAAAACTTTATAAATTGACAGTTGACAATGGACAGTTGACAATGGACAGTTGACAATGAAAAATACTCATCACTGATTACTCATCATTTTCTTATTCCATCAGATTACCAATTCTTTTCAATTCATATTCAGTCCAGTTGGTTTCTTGATATACTTTATTAATTATTTCAATGAATGCACTTTGCTGTCTGTAATTTTTCAGCACATTTCGGCTGGGTGATGCTAATCTGTAATTAAAAGATACAACTCCGTTGAATAAATTCTTTACCAAATTTTCATCGCAATAATTTAAAGCAACTATTGCATTGAATGCATAATTGCGTGTGCGAAATTCATAACCCGGTCCGGCGTAATTTACTAATTCATCCAACATTTTTTGTGAAGCATCTTTACCATGCATTTCAATCCATGCAATACGAATATTTTTATTAACCCCCATTGCATCTTTGGTAAGTTCTAAGTAATGATTTGTTTTATCCGGATTTAATTTACATAGAGTACGCAATGCAATCTCGGTATTGAAATAATTAAAATCCTGCAATAGTTTTTCATACTCTTTTTGCAGTTTTTTATTATAAACATTTGTGTTGCCAATTGCAGCACGTCGCACCATTACATCGCTATCGTTAAGTGCAGATTTGAATATTGCTACTACACTTTTATCTTCATCATTTGCCAGTTGAAATAGTATTTCTGATTTTATACCATACCAACTTTCAATATTGTATAGCGCAACAAGATCATTGCGTTTAGTTTCAATTGGAATATTGCGCATATCCGTTAAAGCATCAAATCTATCCATCATATTAGGTGCATTAAAAGCCTGGTAAACCAACTCTTTATATTCCTTTCTAAAACTTACAGCGGCATATACCTGACTATTGGGATCGAATAAAACAAAAGCTAATTCTTTATTATAGGAATTAGGAATTTCAACTATTGTTTTTTCTTCTTCCACCCACACTTTCTTTTCATCGAAACTGCCATCGGTATAATGCACTTGCATGATGATGGGCATTTTAAATAAGCCAACAGTTTCAGTTTGTTTTTGAGTTTGTAAAACTGTTATTTCAGTATTCGCAGAACCACCTGTATAACTCACTGTATATTCGGGATAACCGCCTTTATAAATCCATTCATCAAAAAACCAATCGAGATTCATTCCCAATGTTTCTACAAATTGAATATATAAATCGTACGTACTTACATTTTGTAATTTATGTTCTTCAAGATATGCAGTAATTACTTTTCGATATTGTGCATCACCAACCACATAACGCAACATATCTAAAACCAAACTGCCTTTAGGATAATGTCGTGAGCTACCCGCTTTGGAATGCGCTATCGGTAATTCATCATTTGCATCTGCACCAAATGCCGACATCATTTCATCCCTGCGTTTCCACTGATAAAAATCTTCACCGAATTTATATTGCATAAATTTTTTAGCATAGTGTGTTGCAAAACTTTCGTGCAACCAATGGTGTGTGGGATTCCATTCAGTTATGTAATCACCAAACCATTGATGTGCAAGTTCATGTGCATTAGTTGAATAATAATTTCTATCTGCTGCAGCATGTTCATCCTGCATGTAATAGTCAGTAAATATTGTGGCAGAAGTATTTTCCATTGCACCATATAAAAATTCCTGCACCGGTACATTTGTATAAGAACCCCAGGGGTAGGGTACACCAATTTCATTTTCCATCCAATCCATTAACTCATCAGAATAACCGTAAGTAGATTCAATGGTATTTTCTTTTCCGGGATAATAATATTGTTTTGTTACCACACCGCTTTTTGCAATATAATCTTTATGATCATATTCACCAACAGATAATTGAATGAGATAAAATGCATGTGGTTCGCTCATTGCATAATGCCATGTTGTTGTTTTGTTATCCCTGTTGTTTGTTTCTGAAATTAATTTACCGTTTGAAATAACAGTATAATTTTTATCGAAGGTTACTATCAATTCTGAAACTAATTTATCGTCCACATCATCATAACCCGGAATCCAAAAACGATTATCTGTTCCCTGTCCCTGCGACCAAATTTGATTGCGTATTCTATCTGGATCATTTGCATTTGCAGTTTGCGTAACATTCCAACCGATAAAGTATAAACCTTTTTTTGGAGTTGCGGTGTAATCTATTTGCAGAGTATGTTCTGTTTCCCATTGCAAAGCCGGATTAAAAAATACTGTAACACCTGCACTATCTTTTTTAAATCGTGTTGCTTTTTCATCCAATGTAATTGCGTTAATTAAAATACCGGGAGCATCCAAAAAAACGGAATCCACCAATTGCTGTTTCGGAGTGAAAGTATAATGTGCAACACCTGCAACACTACCCTGATTAGCATCAATAGTTAATTCTAAAAGCAGATGTGTAAAATCTACATTATGATTACGAATTCTACCATCCGGATCAGATATATAGGAGACAGTTTGTGTATATGCAAGTATTGGGAATAGAAAAAGTATTAAAATATATTTCCGCATAATTCTGTTTTTCGTAAATATAGTGAAGAGCTATTTTATTCCATTGGTGGATGTCTCCTTTACCGAAATATTGTGGATGTATTTGAGCACAAATCTGAAATGAAAAGCTTGCTGAAAAATAAAATAATAATTGCATGTTATCACAGAGAGTTACCCGACTCTCTGAACTGAATTTATAACGATACATTTCGAAGGGAACTCTGTGAGAGATGTGATACTAATTTCTCATCATTAAATACTGTGGCACTTCCAACTCACCCCTGCCCCTCTCTTTGGAAGAGAGGGGTGATTCCAATACAATTAATTGCATGTTATCACAGAGTTACCCGACTCTCTGAACTGAATTTATAACGATACTTTTCGAAGGGAACTCTGTGAAGGATGTGATACTAATATCTCATCATTAAATACTGATTACTTATTACTATTCACTACTCACCATCCACAATCACCAACTTTTCAGAAAATTGTTTTCTCGTAACTGAATATTTATTAAATTTTACAACTTCATTATTTTAGGAAACTATAAAGTCTTTTTATATTATTTGCCAGTAAGCCAGATTTTTTTTTGATACACACCTTTTTCACTTTGCAATTGAATTACATATAATCCAGTAGGTAAAGTAAGAGGTATAGCTAGCTGATTTATTTCTGCTTCACTTTCATAGCAAACCTTACCTAACAAATCTGTTATTGAAATTTGTAAAAATTGTAATTCTTCCATCTTTATGTAAACTGTATTATTAAAACTATATATAATAGCTTGGATAGTATTTGGATTATTTATTTGAACATAGCTTTCCGTACTTCCAGCTATTATAGGATGATTGGGCTGAGTTTCAAAAGCATAATCATGCACAATAAGAGTGTTTGCAGAGTCTAAAACGCTACACCGTACCCAACCGTAATGCAGGCTATCATCAGTGCCAACCACACGGATACCGAGAAAGTGGTTGGTTAACTCCGGAAACCAATTTCCTCGCCCTGTATGATTTAATAAAAACGTATAAAAATATCTGTACTCTGCCATCCTTTGATTATTGGCT is a genomic window of Bacteroidota bacterium containing:
- a CDS encoding M1 family metallopeptidase, with protein sequence MRKYILILFLFPILAYTQTVSYISDPDGRIRNHNVDFTHLLLELTIDANQGSVAGVAHYTFTPKQQLVDSVFLDAPGILINAITLDEKATRFKKDSAGVTVFFNPALQWETEHTLQIDYTATPKKGLYFIGWNVTQTANANDPDRIRNQIWSQGQGTDNRFWIPGYDDVDDKLVSELIVTFDKNYTVISNGKLISETNNRDNKTTTWHYAMSEPHAFYLIQLSVGEYDHKDYIAKSGVVTKQYYYPGKENTIESTYGYSDELMDWMENEIGVPYPWGSYTNVPVQEFLYGAMENTSATIFTDYYMQDEHAAADRNYYSTNAHELAHQWFGDYITEWNPTHHWLHESFATHYAKKFMQYKFGEDFYQWKRRDEMMSAFGADANDELPIAHSKAGSSRHYPKGSLVLDMLRYVVGDAQYRKVITAYLEEHKLQNVSTYDLYIQFVETLGMNLDWFFDEWIYKGGYPEYTVSYTGGSANTEITVLQTQKQTETVGLFKMPIIMQVHYTDGSFDEKKVWVEEEKTIVEIPNSYNKELAFVLFDPNSQVYAAVSFRKEYKELVYQAFNAPNMMDRFDALTDMRNIPIETKRNDLVALYNIESWYGIKSEILFQLANDEDKSVVAIFKSALNDSDVMVRRAAIGNTNVYNKKLQKEYEKLLQDFNYFNTEIALRTLCKLNPDKTNHYLELTKDAMGVNKNIRIAWIEMHGKDASQKMLDELVNYAGPGYEFRTRNYAFNAIVALNYCDENLVKNLFNGVVSFNYRLASPSRNVLKNYRQQSAFIEIINKVYQETNWTEYELKRIGNLME
- a CDS encoding T9SS type A sorting domain-containing protein, which encodes MKTLSVKIMQYSLLSGAFIAGKPDADAQVIYVDVEPDQVMDEPWEFFGIDLNDNDNYDFVFANVTFQDVFTFWNSNVFLYRAEAGAFDNDQNAIAASTVYWGYYGGYTWFYPLAFQEGDTINNNLQFEEANNQRMAEYRYFYTFLLNHTGRGNWFPELTNHFLGIRVVGTDDSLHYGWVRCSVLDSANTLIVHDYAFETQPNHPIIAGSTESYVQINNPNTIQAIIYSFNNTVYIKMEELQFLQISITDLLGKVCYESEAEINQLAIPLTLPTGLYVIQLQSEKGVYQKKIWLTGK